GCTGAGAATCAGCCATTGGCGGGCCTGGGCCAGTGGCCCATGTCGCAGGAAAATAAACAGGCAAGCCAGTAGCACGGGCAGGCTGCCCAGCCAGCCGCGTGCCAGGAATGCCGCCCCCAGGGCCACCCCCAGGGTCACGGCCCCGGAGATGGGATGATCCAGCATGCGGGCCACAGCGTAAAAGGCCAGGGCCTGGCAGGCAATCACCGCAGGGACCTCGGAGGTCTCGTGCATGCGCCAGATAATGCCTGCGGTGGCCACGATCAACAGCAGGGCGGCATCGGCCAGCATGCGGCCATAGTCGCGCTCTGTGGGCTCGCCGCCAAAGGGCAGGGCCAGCGGCTGGGCTTCGGGGCGTCGTCCCAGCAGATAAGTGCCATACCAGATGGCGCTGGTGAGGATGGCAAACCACAGAATATTCGGGAGCCGCGAGGCGATGATGGCGGCGTTCAGCGGGCTGAAGAAGAATTCCAGGATAGGGCTGAAGGCCCAGATGCAGGCCGCGCCTATCCAGGTGACCAGGGGCCCATCCTGGGCCTGGGCCAGTTGGCCTACCTGCGGTAGCAGCCAAGCGTGATCCTGGCCGGACAGGGCAGTCAGCATGGTGGCCAGGCTGACCACGTCGTCGGTCTTCCAGGGGTCGCGATAGAACAGTCCGGCCAGAATATAGACTAGGCCCACCGTCACCAAAAACAGGCGTGGAAGTTTTGCCGCTGCCGTGGCGGTCAGCCGGGCAGGCGTGGATCGCAGAGATTCAGTGCTCACGGATAGGCCAACGGAGAGGGGATGGAACCCATGTTAAATGAAAAAGGCAGCCCGTCGGCTGCCTTTTTGTTCAGCATATGCCGGGCTTGCGCCAGGCATGATCGCAGGGTGCGTTTATTTCTTGACCGTGCCAGCCGTGCGAGCAAACCGGGCGCGGAATTTCTCGACGCGGCCGGTCTCGACGATGCGCGTCTGGGCGCCCGTGTAGAACGGATGCGATTCGGAGGTCACGTCGCACTTGAACAGCGGGTAGGTCTTGCCGTCGATTTCGGTGTTTTCACGCGAATTCAACGACGAGCGCGAGATGAATTTGTTGCCGGTCTGCAGGTCCAGGAACACGACCTCGCGGTATTCGGGGTGGATGCCTTCTTTCATGATGAAGTCCGTA
The nucleotide sequence above comes from Castellaniella sp.. Encoded proteins:
- a CDS encoding type B 50S ribosomal protein L31, with translation MKEGIHPEYREVVFLDLQTGNKFISRSSLNSRENTEIDGKTYPLFKCDVTSESHPFYTGAQTRIVETGRVEKFRARFARTAGTVKK